The proteins below come from a single Sinorhizobium fredii genomic window:
- a CDS encoding ABC transporter permease, with protein MIPTATTSLGRAPFQLAGSWEGGLLIFIALLYLAGAAVNPAFFGSTEGLHALLRDTSRVGIIAVGMTFVIVNKDLDLSVGSIYGLIAVVFARLFASSFLDLGIVAAIVLCLLLGAAIGLLNGVLVTLLKVPAFIATLTMLFIGRGFVLALTHGQAIYYSGKAREYPTFFHLGETNGFGFNNQIAIFAIAATVGAIVLGKTRWGYETFATGGNEQAAVYAGIPANWVRIRAYLISSLSATVAALLAAAQDKGVTPLYGVSWELTVIASVIIGGASILGGRGRVVGSCLGAALVVLIDKVLREGWPITRTVVIDGESIAVSARYTLPAGAVLVFLGLLLVAAVLIEPYLIRRQVLARFWAWLRRRPPPAAMEIGGVALEGVQTKGAMAADMALSAIGFGKFLARRDALAIILAAVLWLTGLALRPDYWWNLSNTFAILLNYTELALITIGLTYVIAAGDIDLSVGAVLALAGSTAAYFLKVLGADPMTAIAMGLVAGMAAGLVNATLTVGLKLPSFIATLGMFYIARGLAAWFVAGQQLTGWTEAYNLIGRKVSDVLLYFGVSLQPGIIRTVAEVVSVQTVWMFLVSIVAGIVLAYTPFGLKVCATGGNQRAAAYAGINTNRIRFLSLMLAALCATMAGLINVAYFRSFNPVAGQFRELDAIASVIIGGGSIFGGHGTMIGALAGAAVITLIRALLQLNVQGFTMPQHWINVFIGVILIVAVLIDIWVRQANILGTLRARFARRAPTGAGSHG; from the coding sequence ATGATACCGACCGCAACGACATCGCTCGGCCGCGCACCCTTCCAACTCGCGGGTAGCTGGGAGGGTGGGCTGCTGATCTTCATCGCACTGCTCTATCTTGCCGGAGCGGCCGTCAACCCCGCATTTTTCGGTTCGACCGAGGGCCTCCATGCGCTTCTTCGCGACACCTCCCGCGTCGGGATCATCGCCGTCGGGATGACCTTCGTCATCGTCAACAAGGATCTCGACCTCTCCGTCGGCTCGATCTACGGGCTGATCGCCGTCGTCTTCGCGAGGCTCTTCGCGTCGAGCTTTCTCGATCTCGGCATCGTCGCGGCCATCGTCCTCTGCCTGCTCCTTGGCGCCGCGATCGGCCTTCTCAACGGCGTGCTCGTCACACTCCTCAAAGTCCCGGCCTTCATCGCCACGCTGACGATGCTGTTCATCGGCCGCGGCTTCGTGCTGGCGCTGACGCATGGCCAGGCGATTTACTATTCGGGCAAGGCGAGGGAATATCCGACTTTCTTTCATCTGGGCGAGACGAATGGTTTTGGCTTCAACAACCAGATCGCCATCTTCGCCATCGCCGCAACGGTGGGGGCGATCGTGCTTGGCAAAACGCGGTGGGGATACGAGACCTTCGCCACCGGCGGCAACGAACAGGCTGCCGTCTATGCCGGTATCCCGGCGAATTGGGTGCGGATTCGCGCCTATCTGATCTCGTCGCTCTCGGCGACCGTCGCCGCTCTGTTGGCGGCCGCGCAGGACAAGGGCGTCACGCCGCTCTATGGCGTCAGCTGGGAACTGACCGTGATCGCCTCGGTGATCATCGGCGGCGCCTCGATCCTCGGCGGCCGCGGCCGGGTCGTCGGCTCCTGCCTCGGCGCGGCCCTCGTCGTGCTCATCGACAAGGTGCTACGCGAAGGCTGGCCGATCACCCGTACCGTTGTCATCGACGGCGAAAGCATTGCGGTCAGCGCCCGCTATACGCTGCCAGCGGGCGCGGTGCTGGTCTTTCTCGGCCTGCTACTCGTCGCCGCCGTGCTCATCGAACCCTATCTCATTCGCCGCCAGGTGCTTGCCCGCTTCTGGGCCTGGCTGCGCCGACGGCCGCCGCCCGCGGCCATGGAGATTGGCGGCGTCGCGCTCGAAGGCGTACAGACCAAGGGAGCGATGGCGGCGGACATGGCGCTGTCGGCGATCGGGTTCGGCAAGTTCCTGGCGCGTCGCGATGCGCTCGCCATCATACTTGCAGCTGTCTTGTGGCTGACGGGGCTGGCGCTCCGGCCCGACTATTGGTGGAATCTCTCCAACACATTCGCCATCCTGCTCAATTATACGGAGCTGGCGCTGATCACCATCGGGCTCACCTATGTGATCGCCGCCGGGGACATCGACCTCTCGGTCGGCGCGGTCCTCGCCCTTGCCGGCAGTACGGCCGCCTATTTCCTGAAGGTGCTCGGCGCCGATCCAATGACGGCGATCGCCATGGGGCTCGTCGCCGGCATGGCCGCCGGGCTCGTCAACGCCACCTTGACCGTCGGTCTCAAATTGCCCTCCTTCATCGCCACGCTTGGCATGTTCTACATCGCCCGTGGTCTCGCCGCCTGGTTCGTCGCTGGGCAGCAATTGACCGGCTGGACGGAGGCCTACAATCTGATCGGCCGCAAGGTTAGCGACGTGCTCCTCTACTTCGGCGTCTCGCTGCAACCGGGCATCATCCGGACCGTCGCGGAGGTCGTCAGCGTCCAGACCGTCTGGATGTTCCTCGTCTCCATCGTCGCCGGCATCGTGCTCGCCTATACACCGTTTGGCCTGAAGGTCTGCGCGACCGGCGGCAATCAGCGGGCCGCCGCCTACGCCGGCATCAACACCAACCGCATACGCTTCCTCTCGTTGATGCTGGCTGCGCTCTGCGCGACCATGGCCGGGCTGATCAACGTCGCCTATTTCCGCAGCTTCAATCCGGTCGCCGGGCAGTTCCGCGAGCTCGACGCCATCGCTTCGGTGATCATCGGCGGCGGGTCGATCTTCGGCGGCCACGGGACGATGATCGGCGCGCTCGCCGGGGCGGCCGTCATCACGCTGATTCGGGCGCTGCTGCAGCTGAACGTCCAGGGCTTTACGATGCCGCAGCACTGGATCAACGTCTTCATCGGCGTCATCCTGATCGTCGCGGTGCTGATCGACATATGGGTGCGTCAGGCCAACATTCTCGGAACGCTGCGGGCGCGCTTCGCGAGGCGAGCGCCAACAGGAGCGGGCAGTCATGGTTGA